The Mycolicibacterium doricum genome includes a region encoding these proteins:
- a CDS encoding DUF2510 domain-containing protein produces the protein MRGRQKFAAVIGRYHQWPAAVGRNDKHSLSPWHTLSCQPRTNYAAVLPECVNDSQLWCRGRQLAEAWSKLPMKTPAGWYPNPDGSPSERYWDGGRWTNDQRTPRTSAPGAHTRYSDPPHARVNHHPRTQAIHT, from the coding sequence ATGCGCGGACGCCAGAAGTTCGCGGCCGTGATCGGGCGCTATCACCAGTGGCCGGCGGCCGTGGGGCGCAATGACAAGCACTCGCTGTCTCCGTGGCATACATTGTCCTGCCAACCGCGTACCAACTACGCGGCGGTCCTGCCAGAATGCGTGAATGATTCCCAGCTGTGGTGCCGCGGTCGTCAACTGGCTGAGGCGTGGAGCAAGTTGCCGATGAAGACACCGGCTGGCTGGTATCCCAATCCAGACGGCTCGCCGAGCGAGCGCTATTGGGACGGTGGCAGGTGGACCAACGATCAACGAACACCCCGGACTTCAGCCCCAGGGGCTCACACGAGATACTCCGACCCGCCTCACGCCCGGGTGAATCATCACCCCCGTACGCAGGCAATCCACACGTAG
- the istA gene encoding IS21 family transposase, with protein sequence MSFADPLTGAATEAWLFVAALSFSAFTYVEAFTDMTLVSWIDAHVHAFEAFGGTARLLVPDNLRTGVSRADRYEPALNPAYAGLAEHYGTAIIPARVKRPRDKPVVEGSVRFVANQVAAVLRDRRFVGLAELNEALFDVVEAINARPFQKREDSRQIVFLRDEQPLLHPLPPVRFELADLRKAKAGPNYHIQVDRNFYSVPSTLIGQSLDVRLTSGTVEVFVGTERVACHVRFKGVRGRYATVAEHMPAGHRHRLADWSPARFEQWAATIGPNTMASIQAILASRTIVEQSYRSCLGVMALAKRQGGAARLEDTCGRALGATPAPSYTLIKKLWATWEPADPPPVASLGDAGFVRGADYYGQGGGQS encoded by the coding sequence ATGAGCTTCGCCGACCCGCTGACCGGTGCGGCGACCGAGGCGTGGCTGTTCGTGGCCGCGCTGTCGTTTTCGGCTTTCACGTATGTGGAGGCGTTCACCGATATGACGCTGGTGTCGTGGATCGATGCGCATGTGCACGCATTCGAGGCTTTTGGCGGCACGGCCCGACTGCTGGTCCCGGACAACCTTCGCACCGGCGTATCGCGGGCCGACCGCTACGAACCGGCGCTGAACCCGGCTTATGCCGGGCTGGCCGAGCATTACGGCACCGCGATCATCCCGGCCAGGGTCAAGCGGCCGCGCGACAAGCCGGTCGTGGAAGGCAGCGTGCGGTTCGTCGCCAACCAGGTCGCCGCGGTGCTGCGTGATCGCAGGTTCGTGGGCCTGGCCGAGTTGAACGAGGCCCTCTTCGATGTGGTCGAGGCGATCAATGCGCGGCCATTTCAGAAGCGGGAGGACTCCAGGCAGATCGTATTCCTACGAGACGAGCAGCCACTGCTGCATCCCTTGCCGCCGGTGCGGTTCGAGTTAGCGGATCTACGAAAAGCCAAGGCAGGACCGAACTATCACATTCAAGTGGACCGCAATTTCTACTCAGTGCCATCGACGCTGATCGGGCAGAGTCTGGATGTGCGCCTGACCTCAGGCACCGTGGAGGTCTTCGTCGGCACCGAACGCGTGGCCTGCCATGTCCGGTTCAAAGGTGTTCGCGGCCGGTATGCCACCGTGGCCGAGCACATGCCTGCCGGGCATCGACACCGACTGGCCGACTGGAGCCCGGCCCGCTTCGAGCAGTGGGCGGCAACCATCGGCCCGAACACCATGGCGTCGATCCAGGCGATCCTGGCCTCCCGCACGATCGTCGAGCAGTCCTACCGGTCGTGTTTGGGGGTGATGGCATTGGCCAAACGCCAAGGCGGTGCGGCTCGGCTCGAAGACACCTGTGGCCGGGCGCTGGGCGCGACACCGGCACCGTCCTACACGCTGATCAAGAAGCTATGGGCCACGTGGGAACCTGCCGATCCACCACCGGTGGCGTCCCTCGGTGACGCCGGCTTCGTGCGCGGCGCCGACTACTACGGCCAGGGCGGGGGCCAATCATGA
- a CDS encoding ATP-binding protein: MIDVQTLDRLKAMRLSGMAEYFENLAAVTGAQPPTGPEMVKMAVDWEYERRRNSKLHRLRRHAALAQPAADIADIKAMPGRNVDAELIARLAVGNYLQNRQDVILQGPTGAGKTYVACALGNKACQQYRSVLYLPAGELFDRLTIAERTGERKRCLDTLVKVELLIIDDWFLTTPSRQQIQQLHTLIDRRHKTASTIYCTQLPPGQWHDRMEEKILADAIIDRITTNAHATVLTCDESMRKHFGLPG, translated from the coding sequence ATGATCGACGTGCAGACCTTGGACAGGCTCAAGGCGATGCGCCTGTCAGGCATGGCCGAGTACTTCGAGAACCTCGCCGCCGTCACCGGTGCGCAACCGCCCACCGGCCCGGAGATGGTCAAGATGGCCGTCGACTGGGAATACGAACGCCGCCGCAACAGCAAGCTGCACCGACTGCGCCGACACGCAGCACTGGCCCAACCCGCCGCCGACATCGCTGACATCAAAGCCATGCCCGGCCGCAACGTGGATGCCGAGCTGATCGCCCGCCTCGCCGTCGGCAACTACCTGCAAAACCGTCAGGACGTCATCCTGCAGGGCCCGACCGGCGCCGGGAAGACCTATGTAGCCTGCGCGCTGGGCAACAAGGCCTGCCAGCAATACCGCAGTGTGCTGTACTTGCCGGCCGGTGAACTGTTCGACCGGCTCACCATCGCCGAACGCACCGGGGAGCGCAAACGCTGCCTGGACACCCTGGTCAAGGTGGAGTTGTTGATCATCGATGACTGGTTCCTCACCACGCCGAGCCGCCAGCAGATTCAGCAGCTGCACACCTTGATCGATCGACGGCATAAGACGGCATCGACGATCTACTGCACCCAGCTGCCGCCCGGCCAGTGGCACGACCGCATGGAGGAGAAGATCCTCGCCGACGCGATTATCGATCGCATCACCACCAACGCCCATGCCACCGTGCTGACCTGCGACGAATCAATGCGCAAGCACTTCGGCCTGCCCGGCTGA
- a CDS encoding helix-turn-helix domain-containing protein, with amino-acid sequence MPTRPEQTDPHRYAYWATVRLLVGGRIRALRVQRGMTQEGLALASGVSRNVLIDVEHGRRGLLYERLFDIADALGVPVSELLSAPD; translated from the coding sequence GTGCCGACGCGTCCAGAGCAAACAGACCCACACCGCTATGCATATTGGGCGACCGTCCGGCTCCTCGTCGGAGGCCGCATCCGAGCCCTACGGGTGCAACGCGGAATGACCCAGGAGGGCCTTGCCCTCGCCTCCGGCGTCAGCCGCAACGTTCTCATCGACGTCGAACATGGCCGGCGCGGTCTGCTCTACGAGCGCCTATTTGACATAGCAGATGCGCTCGGGGTACCGGTCAGTGAGCTTCTCAGTGCCCCAGACTGA